In Amycolatopsis coloradensis, one genomic interval encodes:
- a CDS encoding fructosamine kinase family protein: MTQVSTPAEAATKITGRAVAGQRSLSSGVTEVVLDSGDTVVVKRGHARNATPAEAAGLRWLGEPGAVRVPEVRGHDGEWLVTELVGGGRPTHHAAERLGRGLAELHAAGAPAFGAAPPDGPADAWIGLAPMENTPGEDWPTWYAEHRVLPYVRRAVDEGILNGDEAAAIEQACARLPEVSEPPARLHGDLWNGNVLWGAVEASLIDPAAHGGHRETDLAMLQLFGCPLLDRVLAAYQEVAPLADGWADRIGAHQLFPLLVHTVLFGRSYAGQAVAAAKAVGR, encoded by the coding sequence ATGACCCAGGTTTCGACGCCTGCCGAGGCTGCCACGAAGATCACCGGACGCGCCGTCGCCGGGCAGAGGAGCCTGTCGAGCGGGGTGACCGAAGTGGTACTCGACAGCGGCGACACGGTGGTCGTCAAACGGGGCCACGCCCGGAACGCGACACCGGCCGAGGCCGCGGGCCTGCGGTGGCTGGGGGAGCCCGGTGCGGTGCGGGTGCCCGAGGTTCGTGGCCACGACGGCGAATGGCTGGTCACGGAACTGGTCGGCGGCGGACGGCCGACGCATCACGCGGCGGAGCGGCTGGGGCGGGGGCTCGCGGAGTTGCACGCGGCCGGTGCGCCGGCGTTCGGCGCGGCGCCGCCGGACGGGCCCGCCGACGCGTGGATCGGCCTGGCCCCGATGGAGAACACGCCGGGCGAGGACTGGCCGACGTGGTACGCCGAGCACCGGGTCCTGCCCTACGTTCGTCGCGCGGTCGACGAGGGCATCCTGAACGGTGACGAAGCCGCTGCCATCGAGCAGGCTTGCGCGCGGCTCCCCGAGGTGTCCGAACCTCCGGCGCGCCTGCATGGTGACCTGTGGAACGGCAACGTGCTGTGGGGGGCCGTCGAGGCCTCGCTCATCGACCCGGCCGCCCACGGCGGCCATCGTGAAACCGATCTGGCGATGCTGCAGTTGTTCGGCTGCCCGCTGCTCGACCGGGTGCTCGCCGCCTACCAGGAGGTCGCCCCGCTCGCCGACGGCTGGGCCGACCGGATCGGCGCGCACCAGTTGTTCCCGCTACTGGTCCACACCGTCCTTTTCGGACGATCCTACGCCGGGCAGGCGGTCGCGGCGGCGAAGGCCGTCGGCCGGTGA
- a CDS encoding TetR/AcrR family transcriptional regulator: MTLTTKDRLIRAAAELLEEGGREALSTRAVSAAAGVQAPTLYRTFGDKDGLLDAVATYGFKSYLEGKHALGETGDPVRDLRRGWDLHVEFGLHQPAFYMLMYGEPRVREARKEADAILRRIIERIAEAGRLRVPVEQAAQLVHATGMGVILSFLASPPEQRDPDLITAAREHVIAAITTDSADKASDIPSRAIALKAALEKEPGNVLTSAEQAMLAEWLDRLAR; encoded by the coding sequence ATGACGTTGACCACGAAGGACCGGTTGATCCGCGCGGCGGCGGAACTCTTGGAGGAGGGCGGACGCGAGGCGTTGTCGACGCGCGCGGTCAGCGCCGCCGCCGGAGTGCAGGCGCCGACGCTCTACCGGACCTTCGGCGACAAGGACGGTCTTCTCGATGCCGTCGCCACGTACGGCTTCAAGAGCTACTTGGAGGGAAAGCACGCTCTCGGAGAGACCGGCGACCCGGTGCGCGACCTCCGGCGAGGCTGGGACCTGCACGTCGAGTTCGGCCTGCACCAGCCCGCCTTCTACATGCTCATGTACGGCGAGCCCCGCGTTCGCGAAGCACGCAAGGAGGCCGACGCGATACTCCGCCGGATCATCGAACGCATCGCCGAGGCGGGCAGGCTGCGCGTCCCGGTCGAGCAAGCCGCGCAGCTGGTGCACGCGACCGGAATGGGGGTGATCCTGTCGTTCCTCGCGAGCCCGCCGGAGCAACGCGATCCGGACCTGATCACCGCCGCTCGCGAACACGTGATCGCGGCGATCACCACCGACAGCGCGGACAAGGCTTCGGACATCCCCAGCCGCGCCATCGCGCTCAAAGCCGCACTGGAGAAGGAACCCGGCAATGTCCTGACCTCCGCCGAGCAGGCGATGCTCGCCGAATGGCTCGACCGCCTCGCGCGCTGA
- a CDS encoding SDR family oxidoreductase, giving the protein MARVAIVTGGSRGIGRQSAERLASDGFAVVVVYGGNKDEAQAAVDAITDGGGQAIAAQADVADEQAVAAVFDTAEKTFGGVDVVVHAAGAMYLAPVAELDLDRLDRLHRTNIRGTFVVDQQAARRVRDGGAIINFSTSVLGLALPGYAAYAASKGAVEAITLVLARELRGRDITVNAVAPGPTATALFLDGKDEATIASMAAQPPLERLGTPSDIAEVVSFLAGPARWVNGQVLRANGGIV; this is encoded by the coding sequence ATGGCACGCGTAGCGATCGTCACCGGCGGTTCGCGGGGCATTGGCAGGCAGTCGGCCGAGCGGCTGGCGTCCGACGGGTTCGCGGTCGTCGTCGTATACGGCGGCAACAAGGACGAGGCGCAGGCCGCGGTCGACGCGATCACCGACGGCGGAGGTCAGGCGATCGCGGCACAGGCCGACGTCGCCGACGAGCAGGCCGTCGCGGCCGTGTTCGACACCGCGGAGAAGACCTTCGGCGGAGTCGACGTCGTGGTCCACGCCGCCGGTGCCATGTACCTGGCGCCGGTGGCAGAACTGGACCTCGACCGGCTGGACCGATTGCACCGCACCAACATTCGCGGCACCTTCGTGGTCGACCAGCAGGCCGCCCGCCGAGTCCGCGACGGTGGCGCGATCATCAACTTCTCCACGTCGGTACTCGGCCTCGCGCTCCCGGGATACGCCGCCTATGCCGCCTCGAAGGGTGCGGTCGAGGCGATCACCCTGGTCCTCGCCCGCGAATTACGCGGCCGCGACATCACCGTGAACGCGGTCGCCCCCGGCCCGACCGCCACGGCGCTGTTCCTCGACGGCAAGGACGAGGCGACCATCGCGAGCATGGCGGCGCAGCCCCCGCTCGAACGCCTCGGCACCCCGTCCGACATCGCGGAGGTCGTCTCGTTCCTCGCCGGCCCGGCCCGCTGGGTCAACGGCCAGGTCCTTCGCGCCAACGGCGGAATCGTCTGA
- a CDS encoding amphi-Trp domain-containing protein has translation MTGTAPRDVERVYSTADVVAKLRRLADALESETSFRIQIAGERFRVPARAQFSIEHERGDGEEEVEFQLKWKIEETDSDDDSEGTVV, from the coding sequence GTGACCGGAACCGCTCCCCGAGACGTCGAACGCGTCTACTCCACCGCCGACGTCGTCGCGAAACTGCGCCGGCTCGCCGACGCGCTCGAGTCCGAGACCTCTTTCCGCATCCAGATCGCCGGGGAACGGTTCCGTGTCCCCGCTCGCGCGCAGTTCTCGATCGAGCACGAGCGCGGTGACGGCGAGGAAGAGGTCGAGTTCCAGCTGAAGTGGAAGATCGAGGAGACCGACTCCGACGACGACTCCGAGGGCACCGTCGTCTGA
- a CDS encoding formylglycine-generating enzyme family protein — translation MEMITVPAGEVTLSDRRTQRNWTVDVASFQLAAVPVTREPGRLPLVDVSWQDALGFCNTLSEREGLTPAYQLDSLAWDRTANGYRLPSEAEWEHACRAGTTGPRYGPLDEIAWYRENSAETVHEVGGKAPNAWGLHDMLGNVWEWCWDVYDAEVYGEYRVLKGGGWFDEHWSCRASVRRRSHPAFRVDDVGFRLARSL, via the coding sequence ATGGAGATGATCACTGTGCCCGCGGGCGAGGTGACGCTGTCGGACCGCCGGACACAGCGGAACTGGACCGTCGATGTCGCGTCCTTCCAACTCGCCGCGGTTCCGGTCACCCGCGAGCCCGGCCGGCTCCCCCTTGTCGACGTCTCGTGGCAGGACGCCCTCGGTTTCTGCAACACCCTGTCCGAACGCGAAGGCCTGACTCCCGCCTACCAGCTGGATTCCCTGGCCTGGGACCGGACCGCGAACGGCTATCGGCTGCCCTCCGAAGCCGAATGGGAGCACGCCTGCCGCGCAGGCACGACCGGCCCGCGTTACGGGCCGCTCGACGAGATCGCCTGGTACCGCGAGAACTCGGCGGAGACCGTGCACGAAGTCGGCGGCAAGGCGCCCAACGCGTGGGGCCTGCACGACATGCTCGGCAACGTCTGGGAATGGTGCTGGGACGTGTACGACGCCGAGGTGTACGGCGAATACCGGGTCCTCAAGGGCGGCGGCTGGTTCGACGAGCACTGGAGCTGCCGGGCTTCGGTACGGCGCCGCAGCCACCCGGCCTTCCGCGTCGACGACGTCGGCTTCCGCCTCGCCCGGTCACTGTGA
- a CDS encoding Cmx/CmrA family chloramphenicol efflux MFS transporter, whose protein sequence is MPLFVYVLGLAVFAQGTSEFMASGLVPGIAGELSVPVGAAAALTSAYAVGMIVGAPAMAVLSAHWPRRRALAGFLAAFVVVHVIGAVTTSFPLLFGTRIVAAIVNAGFLAVAMPVAVALAPQGKQARATAVLLAGITLSCVAGVPAGAVLGDLAGWRSAFWAVAALCLPALVLVFRSAPAGAADLHEVSIRHEARELKATPVRQAMLLGALVNGATFATFAFLAVIATDVAHLPAGTVSGLLAAFGVGAFLGVTVAGRTGDGELRRGLALGLCALPAGWALLAMVGTQPIALFVVTAVQGGLSFGCGSALVARVMHVAPGAPTLSGSFATVALNAGAFLGPVLAGFVTESTGDYRYAIWISAAITLLALPLVVPPARVRHR, encoded by the coding sequence TTGCCCCTGTTCGTCTATGTCCTCGGCCTTGCCGTCTTCGCGCAAGGCACCTCCGAATTCATGGCTTCCGGCCTCGTGCCGGGGATCGCCGGTGAACTGTCCGTCCCGGTGGGCGCGGCCGCCGCGCTGACGTCGGCCTACGCCGTCGGAATGATCGTCGGCGCACCCGCCATGGCCGTGCTCAGCGCGCACTGGCCTCGCCGCCGGGCCTTGGCCGGGTTCCTGGCCGCCTTCGTCGTGGTGCACGTCATCGGCGCCGTGACGACGAGTTTCCCGCTGCTGTTCGGCACCCGGATCGTCGCGGCGATCGTCAACGCCGGATTCCTCGCCGTGGCCATGCCCGTGGCGGTCGCCCTGGCACCTCAGGGAAAGCAGGCGCGGGCGACGGCGGTCCTGTTGGCGGGTATCACGCTGTCGTGTGTCGCCGGAGTGCCGGCGGGCGCCGTACTGGGCGACCTCGCGGGCTGGCGGTCGGCGTTCTGGGCCGTCGCCGCGTTGTGCCTTCCCGCATTGGTGCTGGTGTTCCGTTCCGCACCCGCCGGTGCGGCGGATTTGCACGAAGTCTCGATCAGGCACGAAGCCCGTGAACTGAAAGCAACTCCCGTGCGGCAGGCGATGCTCCTCGGCGCGTTGGTGAACGGCGCCACCTTCGCGACCTTCGCCTTCCTCGCGGTCATCGCGACGGATGTCGCCCACCTCCCCGCCGGAACGGTTTCCGGGCTGCTGGCGGCTTTCGGCGTCGGCGCGTTCCTCGGTGTCACAGTGGCGGGCCGCACGGGAGACGGCGAACTGCGGCGCGGCCTGGCGCTCGGGTTGTGTGCCCTGCCGGCGGGCTGGGCCCTGCTGGCGATGGTCGGGACGCAGCCGATCGCCCTGTTCGTCGTGACGGCCGTCCAAGGTGGACTGTCGTTCGGCTGCGGTTCCGCACTGGTGGCCCGGGTCATGCACGTGGCCCCGGGAGCTCCGACGCTGAGTGGCTCGTTCGCGACCGTCGCGCTGAACGCGGGCGCGTTCCTTGGCCCGGTGCTCGCCGGTTTCGTCACGGAGTCGACCGGCGACTACCGCTACGCCATCTGGATCAGCGCGGCGATCACCCTCCTCGCGCTCCCGCTCGTCGTGCCGCCCGCCCGCGTGCGTCATCGATGA
- a CDS encoding dihydrodipicolinate reductase yields MIPTVVWGTGNIGRASIRAVDAHPALELTGVLVHDPAKVGRDAAALAGIDGELGVAATDDVEAILAAGPRAVVYAASGDIRPADALADIVRAIRAGAVVVTPALYALYDQRNAPEELREPVLAAIAEGGGSLFVSGVDPGWGNDILPLLISGLGTTVDVVRCQEIFDYSTYDQPDSVRYLVGMGQPMDYEPPMLAPSVPTMVWGGQVRLIARGLGVDLDEIRETLDRRPLEKTVTTRAMGEFEAGTQGAVRFEVQGIVDGEPRIVIEHVTRIHSSCAPDWPMPPSGDGAHKVIIEGRPRIEVSVEATDEGENRSAGGNATAVGRLVGAIDWLVDAKPGLYDALDVPLRPATGKLGRSAR; encoded by the coding sequence ATGATTCCCACTGTTGTCTGGGGTACAGGCAACATCGGCCGCGCCTCCATCCGGGCCGTCGACGCGCATCCGGCGCTGGAACTCACCGGTGTGCTCGTGCACGATCCCGCGAAGGTCGGCCGCGACGCGGCCGCGCTCGCGGGAATCGACGGCGAACTGGGTGTGGCGGCGACCGATGACGTCGAAGCGATTCTGGCGGCGGGTCCGCGAGCGGTGGTGTACGCGGCGTCCGGCGACATCCGGCCCGCCGACGCGCTGGCCGACATCGTTCGCGCGATCCGGGCCGGGGCGGTGGTGGTGACGCCCGCGCTCTACGCGTTGTACGACCAGCGCAACGCGCCCGAAGAACTGCGCGAGCCGGTGCTCGCGGCGATCGCGGAGGGCGGCGGGTCGCTGTTCGTCTCCGGAGTGGATCCGGGATGGGGCAACGACATCCTGCCGTTGCTGATCAGCGGGCTCGGCACCACCGTCGACGTGGTCCGCTGCCAGGAGATCTTCGACTACTCCACCTACGACCAGCCGGACTCCGTCCGCTACCTGGTCGGGATGGGGCAGCCGATGGACTACGAGCCGCCGATGCTCGCCCCGTCGGTGCCCACGATGGTGTGGGGCGGGCAGGTGCGGCTGATCGCCCGTGGTCTCGGGGTCGACCTGGACGAGATCCGGGAGACGCTCGACCGCCGTCCGCTGGAGAAGACCGTGACCACGCGGGCGATGGGCGAGTTCGAAGCCGGCACGCAGGGCGCGGTCCGCTTCGAAGTGCAGGGAATCGTGGACGGCGAGCCCCGGATCGTCATCGAGCACGTCACGCGGATCCACTCGTCGTGCGCGCCGGACTGGCCGATGCCGCCCAGCGGCGACGGGGCGCACAAGGTGATCATCGAGGGCCGTCCCCGGATCGAAGTCTCGGTCGAGGCCACCGACGAGGGCGAGAACCGGTCCGCCGGCGGTAACGCGACCGCGGTCGGCAGGCTGGTCGGCGCCATCGACTGGCTCGTGGACGCGAAACCGGGCCTCTACGACGCACTCGACGTCCCTCTGCGACCGGCGACCGGCAAGCTCGGAAGGAGCGCGCGATGA
- a CDS encoding carboxymuconolactone decarboxylase family protein, whose protein sequence is MNIDIPEGKDPIGYVWGEMVPGIGVAASQLSLAVYSHTTLGLREFEAARLRIAQINGCVFCLDWRTERDGVKVEEEFADAVTEWRTTDAFDERTRLAAEYAERYALDHHGIDDEFWKRMSEHYSQKEIVELSMSIGSWLAFGRLNHVLGIDTVCVLPKI, encoded by the coding sequence ATGAACATCGACATTCCCGAGGGCAAGGACCCGATCGGCTACGTGTGGGGCGAGATGGTGCCCGGGATCGGTGTCGCGGCGTCGCAACTCTCGCTCGCGGTGTACTCGCACACCACACTGGGGCTCCGCGAGTTCGAGGCGGCCCGGTTGCGGATCGCGCAGATCAACGGTTGCGTCTTCTGCCTGGACTGGCGGACCGAGCGTGACGGGGTGAAGGTCGAGGAGGAGTTCGCCGACGCGGTGACCGAGTGGCGGACCACCGACGCGTTCGACGAGCGGACCCGGCTGGCCGCCGAGTACGCCGAACGCTACGCGCTCGACCACCACGGCATCGACGACGAATTCTGGAAGCGGATGTCCGAGCATTACAGCCAGAAGGAAATCGTCGAGTTGAGCATGAGCATCGGTTCCTGGCTCGCCTTCGGACGGCTGAACCACGTTTTGGGGATCGACACCGTCTGCGTTCTGCCGAAGATATGA
- a CDS encoding GMC oxidoreductase, which translates to MGAAALGGTASAKSSIADAARIPALVIGSGYGGCVAALRLAEAGVDVHLVELGMAWDTPGTDGKIFANTTKPDYRSFWLRTRTKQPLSNFLGFPLDKDVPRHTGILDAEDFSGITVYQGRGVGGGSLVNGGMAVTPKRENFGAVLPTVNADEMYGVYYPRANAGLGVATIDPNWFETAECYQYARVGRKHAQRSGFPFLFVPDVYDWDYMKKEQAGTVPRSALAGEILYGNNAGKKSLQQTYLPRIKATGRVTISALHRVTSVTPASGGGYTVVMEQLDTGGTVTATKSVTADKVFFAAGSVGTSKLLVKLRATGALPNLSNEVGKGWGDNGNVMCGRANHMWDATGALQSSIPTAGIDNWAAGGAFAEVAPLPTGIETYASFYLSITKNPHRATFSWNPSANRVDLDWQTAWKQPSIEMAKTIFDKINSKEGTIYRTDLFGTYKIWGDHLTYHPLGGAVLGKATDNYGRLHGYPGLYVIDGALIPGNTSVNPFVTITALAERNIEKIVATDL; encoded by the coding sequence TTGGGGGCGGCTGCCCTCGGCGGGACCGCTTCCGCGAAAAGTTCGATCGCCGACGCCGCCCGAATCCCGGCACTCGTCATCGGTTCCGGATACGGCGGCTGTGTCGCCGCGCTCCGGCTCGCCGAGGCCGGCGTCGACGTCCATCTCGTCGAGCTCGGCATGGCCTGGGACACCCCGGGCACGGACGGCAAGATCTTCGCCAACACCACCAAACCCGACTACCGCTCCTTCTGGCTGAGGACGAGGACAAAGCAGCCGTTGAGCAACTTCCTCGGCTTCCCGCTGGACAAGGACGTCCCGCGTCACACCGGCATCCTCGACGCCGAGGACTTCAGCGGCATCACCGTTTACCAGGGCCGCGGCGTCGGTGGCGGCTCGCTCGTGAACGGCGGCATGGCCGTCACGCCGAAACGGGAGAACTTCGGCGCCGTCCTGCCCACGGTCAACGCCGACGAGATGTACGGCGTCTACTACCCGCGCGCCAACGCGGGTCTCGGCGTCGCCACCATCGACCCGAACTGGTTCGAGACCGCCGAGTGCTACCAGTACGCGCGAGTCGGCCGGAAACACGCGCAGCGGTCCGGTTTCCCGTTCCTGTTCGTCCCTGACGTGTACGACTGGGACTACATGAAGAAGGAACAGGCGGGCACGGTTCCGAGGTCGGCGCTGGCCGGAGAGATCCTCTACGGCAACAACGCCGGAAAGAAGTCGTTGCAGCAGACCTATCTCCCGCGGATCAAGGCGACGGGGCGGGTGACGATCTCGGCGCTGCACCGCGTCACCTCGGTGACGCCCGCGTCCGGCGGCGGGTACACCGTGGTGATGGAGCAGCTCGACACCGGCGGCACCGTGACGGCGACGAAGTCCGTCACCGCGGACAAGGTGTTCTTCGCCGCCGGCAGCGTCGGCACGAGCAAACTGCTGGTCAAGCTCAGGGCCACCGGTGCGCTGCCCAACCTCAGCAACGAGGTCGGAAAAGGCTGGGGCGACAACGGGAACGTCATGTGCGGACGGGCCAACCACATGTGGGACGCCACCGGGGCGTTGCAGTCGTCCATCCCCACCGCGGGTATCGACAACTGGGCGGCGGGTGGCGCGTTCGCCGAGGTCGCCCCCCTGCCGACCGGCATCGAGACCTACGCTTCGTTCTACCTGTCGATCACCAAGAACCCCCACCGCGCGACGTTCTCCTGGAACCCGAGCGCGAACAGGGTCGACCTCGACTGGCAGACCGCGTGGAAGCAGCCGTCGATCGAGATGGCGAAGACGATCTTCGACAAGATCAATTCCAAAGAGGGCACGATCTACCGGACCGACCTCTTCGGCACGTACAAGATCTGGGGCGACCACCTCACGTACCACCCGCTCGGCGGCGCGGTACTCGGCAAGGCGACCGACAATTACGGCAGGCTCCACGGATATCCGGGGCTTTACGTGATCGACGGCGCGCTGATTCCGGGGAACACCTCGGTGAACCCGTTCGTCACCATCACCGCGCTGGCGGAAAGGAACATCGAAAAGATCGTCGCCACCGATCTGTGA
- a CDS encoding RNA-binding S4 domain-containing protein, translating into MESTRVDRWLWAVRLTKTRPDAAAACRGGHVRVNGKPAKPATTVVAGDEVRARVHDTTRILEVTRVIQKRVGAADAATCFIDRTPAPPPEAAIPVARRERGAGRPTKRERRVLDRFRSGEG; encoded by the coding sequence GTGGAGTCCACTCGAGTTGATCGCTGGCTGTGGGCCGTCCGGCTGACCAAGACGCGCCCGGACGCCGCGGCTGCATGCCGTGGCGGCCATGTCCGCGTGAACGGCAAACCGGCCAAACCCGCGACCACGGTCGTGGCGGGTGACGAAGTGCGTGCGCGGGTGCACGACACGACGCGGATCCTGGAAGTGACGCGCGTGATCCAGAAACGGGTCGGTGCCGCCGACGCCGCCACCTGCTTCATCGACCGGACGCCGGCGCCGCCGCCCGAGGCTGCCATCCCGGTCGCGCGGCGAGAGCGGGGTGCGGGGCGTCCGACGAAGCGGGAGCGCCGCGTGCTCGACCGGTTCCGTTCGGGTGAGGGCTGA